The Enterobacter huaxiensis sequence ATCTCATCGGTCAAACGTCGCGCCAGCGTCTCATCGCCCTGCGCCAGCGTCAGCGCCACCATCACGGTACGGTCCTCAAAGCTTTCGAGGTAGCGTTTGCCGTCGAAGGTTTTCAGCGTATAGCTGGTGTAATACTTCCATGCGCCAAGAAACGTCTGGAAACGAAAACCGCTGGTATGGGCCTGCTCAAACAGCGTCACCACAAAGCCGCGATCGTAGCGGGCGAGGACGCGCTCGTCGTAGTAGCCTTCCTGGACCAAATATTCAAGACGTTCACGCTGGCTGCCAAACGTCACGGTATTCGGGCGGACGTGGGCGGCAAAAAAGGCGTCCACCGCGTCATGGTCCTTGCCAAACTGGATGCGCCCCTCGCGGTCATAGAGGTTAAGCATCGCGTTTAATGCGTGGTAATCCGGCGTCGCCTGAATTACGCGTTCTGCGGTTGTCGTTGCCAAAATTCGTTTACTCCTTTACGCACGTTCTCTACGTCCTGCTGTGTTCCCATCAGTTCAAAACGATAGAGATACGGCACGCCGCATTTTTGAGAGATGACATCCCCGGCGCGGCCAAAGGCGTCGCCAAAGTTGCGATTGCCCGCCGCAATCACGCCGCGGATACGCTCCCGGTTATGGGGATCGTTAAGAAAGCGGATAACCTGACGAGGCACTGCTCCCGCCGTTCCGCCACCGCCATAGCTGGGCACGATTAAAATGTAAGGTTCGTCTACCCGTATGCGCTCGCGCTCGTTAAGCGGAATGCGAATGGCGGGCAGCCCGACGCGCTCGATAAAGCGGAGCGTGTTTTCCGAGCTGCTGGAGAAGTAGACCAGCCCACTCATGCACTGACGGCCTGAGCGGCAAGACGGTTAATCATGTCCGGTCGGAAGCCGGACCAGCTGGTTTCCCCCGCAACGACAACGGGAAGCTGGCGAAAGCCTTGCGCGCGCAGGGTA is a genomic window containing:
- the nrdI gene encoding class Ib ribonucleoside-diphosphate reductase assembly flavoprotein NrdI, with amino-acid sequence MSGLVYFSSSSENTLRFIERVGLPAIRIPLNERERIRVDEPYILIVPSYGGGGTAGAVPRQVIRFLNDPHNRERIRGVIAAGNRNFGDAFGRAGDVISQKCGVPYLYRFELMGTQQDVENVRKGVNEFWQRQPQNA